The Dyella sp. 2HG41-7 genomic interval TGTCGCGGGTTTCTACGGCAAACCTGCCGGCGCGCAGACCTTGCAATTGCTCGCCGGCCACTGGGGCGGCGTGAAGGCGCTTACCGATGCGAGCGCCGCCAACGATATGGCCGGCGAACAAAAAGCAATGACCGATCTCAACAACAACGTCAACGACATTGCGAAATTCTTCTCCAGCGCGAATCCGAACTTGCCTGAAAACGCCGTGCAAAGCTTGTTCGCGGCGCATGTCGCGCATCACGCGACGCAGATCAGGCAGATCATGAGCGGCGATACCAAGGGCGAAGAGGCAACTTGGACCGAGATGCAGGCGCATATGAATACGATCGCCGACGCGTTGTCGAACGGCATCGCCAAACAATTTCCGGACAAGGCCAAATAAACGATGACGGCGCTCAAGCAACTCGGCGCCACGCAGCAGCGCGTAATGCGGCAACTGCTGATGGGCAACGAGGGCGGCACGGTGGAATCGCTATGCGCGCAATTGCGCATCAGCCATAACGCCGTGCGCCAACACTTGAGCGCCCTGATCGCGCGCGATTACGTGGAACGCTCGCAATCGCGCCCCAGCGGCGGACGGCCGACGGCGTGCTACCGACTCACCGAGACGGGGCGCGCTTTGTTCCCCCGCAACTACGACACCATCGCGTCGGCATTGCTCGCGCAGTTGAGCGCACGATTCGGCGAGGCTGACATGGAGAACACCTTGCGCGATCTTGGCCGCGTGCTTGGCAGTCGCGAGGTGGCGCCGTCGTCGGACACGCCGCTTGAGGAAGTTGTCCAAGGTTTGGCGCAGAAGCTCGACGCGCTCGGCTATGAAGCGGTACCGGCGCGACATGGCGAGGAATGGCAGGTGGAAGC includes:
- a CDS encoding transcriptional regulator, yielding MTALKQLGATQQRVMRQLLMGNEGGTVESLCAQLRISHNAVRQHLSALIARDYVERSQSRPSGGRPTACYRLTETGRALFPRNYDTIASALLAQLSARFGEADMENTLRDLGRVLGSREVAPSSDTPLEEVVQGLAQKLDALGYEAVPARHGEEWQVEAFNCVFHALAREHPQVCKFDLAYMEAASGRRVHHMECIVRGGHVCRFRLGALVANEKNDGKR